The Candidatus Zixiibacteriota bacterium genome includes the window CCGTTGAGCACGATGATCCGCTTGTCGCCCTGGCGGATCTCGGGAAGGTAGCGCTGGGCCATGATCAGCTTTCTCCCGTTGTCGGTCGCCATCTCGAGGATCGCGTTGGTGTTGCGGTCCTGGGTGTTGAGGTAGAAAACGCCGCTTCCGCCGGCGCCGTCCAGCGGCTTGACGATCATCTCGCCCCCCAGCTCGTCCATGAAGTCCTTGAGGCGGCGTATGTCGCTGCTCACGAGCGTCTGGGGAATCTGCTCCGGGAAACGCAGCGCGTAGAGCTTCTCGTTGGCCTCGCGCAGCCCCCGCGGATGGTTCATGACGAAGCACTTGCGCTCGTCGATCAGGCTCAAGAGATGCGTGGCGAAGAAGAACCTGATGTCGAAGGGAGGGTCCTTGCGCATCAGGACCGCGTCGAAATCCTCGAGCGGCCCCTCTTCCCGGGCCTCGAAGCGGTAGTGGGGCACGGCCCGCGCCACCTCGATCCGGCGGTACTGCGCGTGCGCGGTCCCGCCGCGCAGGAAGAGATCGTCGAGCTCCATGTAGTAGACCGCGTGGCCGCGCCGCTGCGCCTCGAGCATCAGGACGAAGGTGGTGTCCTTGTCGATGTCGATCTTCTCGACGGGGTCCATGACCACCCCGATCTTCAGCGGCCGCATAGCCATTCCCCCCTCGCTCGGCTCAAACCCGGACGACGCGCGTGCCCGCGATCAGATCGTGCCAGGCCTTTCGCTCCCGGCTGACCAAGACCCAGAGAAAGCCGACGAGCAACGGCGCCAGCGCGAACTCCGCCAGCCAGCGCAGAAGCGCCCGGGCGTAGCCGACCTCGTCCCGGCCCTCGCCTACGACCCGCAGCCCGAGCGCCCGCTTGCCGACGGTCTGCCCGTCCGCGCCGTGA containing:
- the gshB gene encoding glutathione synthase, with protein sequence MAMRPLKIGVVMDPVEKIDIDKDTTFVLMLEAQRRGHAVYYMELDDLFLRGGTAHAQYRRIEVARAVPHYRFEAREEGPLEDFDAVLMRKDPPFDIRFFFATHLLSLIDERKCFVMNHPRGLREANEKLYALRFPEQIPQTLVSSDIRRLKDFMDELGGEMIVKPLDGAGGSGVFYLNTQDRNTNAILEMATDNGRKLIMAQRYLPEIRQGDKRIIVLNGEPLGAVLRVPSEEEHRGNIHVGGRCVRTEITARDREICEALAPLLRQDGLYFAGLDVIGSFLTEVNVTSPTGIQEINALDGVRLETQVVDFIESRARALRAEDLPQEAAKIPGRRRKRPPKRSGNS